Proteins encoded by one window of Shewanella avicenniae:
- a CDS encoding glyoxalase superfamily protein gives MQIKRIVSISTVERLKQKARKLKREHAISHTEALEVVARTIGFDHWHQVTLACEPYRLADEAFSNGCVLAFDQKESLDVDTRDGKLVNDPILGFLAKNKLTEIFGNFVDEDDPLGRRFKDTLSAEELEHEVQDYFDFEFFRIVPGACEFSLKKVLSYLKDYTSWMPNYIWVKGELIDCFDLPSVYDDEDLVELRL, from the coding sequence ATGCAAATCAAACGTATTGTCTCAATTTCTACAGTCGAACGGTTAAAGCAAAAAGCGCGAAAGCTGAAGCGAGAGCATGCAATATCTCATACTGAAGCATTAGAAGTTGTTGCTAGAACGATTGGTTTTGATCATTGGCACCAAGTCACTTTAGCGTGTGAGCCTTATCGATTAGCTGATGAAGCATTTTCAAATGGCTGTGTTTTAGCATTTGATCAAAAAGAATCACTTGATGTTGATACTCGTGATGGAAAGCTTGTCAACGATCCAATATTGGGCTTTCTAGCCAAAAACAAACTTACTGAGATTTTCGGCAATTTTGTAGATGAAGACGACCCCCTTGGACGGAGATTTAAGGATACGTTGTCTGCTGAAGAATTAGAGCATGAGGTGCAAGACTATTTTGATTTTGAATTTTTCAGAATAGTTCCTGGTGCTTGTGAGTTTTCGTTGAAAAAGGTCTTGTCATATCTGAAGGACTATACTTCTTGGATGCCGAACTACATCTGGGTCAAGGGTGAGTTAATTGATTGCTTTGACTTACCGTCAGTTTATGATGACGAGGACCTTGTTGAGCTGCGGCTATAG
- a CDS encoding ankyrin repeat domain-containing protein, with translation MRFTNKNRSTPYPTAQSLLREIANAFDTKSFISPQCARKLDDACKKTEIHIGEFEDLKELTILAPIRSIFGDEIWARTTIFLRTVFREYFEWIKQHPLDGLSVEQANEIFQKTNFFSMLILSAFGQIDNYKERLCMPSGIDLILLREDTRKWLWSLMNTKEAKDRVFLWGNQRELPSLKFVEKLNLYSDSKHISEQQWLNIKWGVICSRFVLNFSPDKEHAPIDWEPMSREFKLAHSQNAKHFLIAKRYIKQIFEEIRNKCQSTKSNNDKAHFEQLLAKLKQELDKFDPRLGLKYAYHQFNAHHLVLNGQLKAANNEYKRAFEEVLYRGHSDYQIEVILNEALLVAAYQERPDKVFINRLKSAAILLGLDYLPARREVDGKNKIELLAGNEIADLRVKFSHIFTNELAYPGVIYPEYPIKAGLLIDDEDVLTNNLDKKKITVGIEGGLQRKTTPLIVACADNNVSEVTRLLNEEASVNALSEVNDSPLLMSLTQMDFTDHTSPMDSRIFEMISVKAHSDNILNAVSVRKMNFPLLAAVETGNPDIVKKVLSMSNKIEIDLRGGLDWITPLYHVLGLIGKIKKIDFDIHQIINNPHPENIHRLKPIFAGMNKELLTMISNGTKLSDRHKQIFEELKEILLKNYPKSPAKLRQIARMLINRGADVNKEHSIKGMNYTPLMLAVENDELNLFRLMLEHGGDWRKVYVLPDGVDSKNKAVNCLDIAKFFKANQIGEYIENLHD, from the coding sequence ATGAGGTTTACTAATAAAAATCGATCAACGCCTTATCCTACCGCGCAAAGCCTATTAAGAGAGATAGCAAATGCCTTTGACACCAAGTCATTCATATCTCCTCAGTGTGCTAGAAAACTGGATGATGCTTGTAAGAAAACAGAAATCCACATTGGTGAGTTCGAGGACCTCAAAGAATTGACCATTTTGGCACCAATACGATCAATATTTGGCGATGAGATATGGGCTAGAACAACCATCTTTTTACGAACTGTTTTTAGAGAATATTTTGAATGGATTAAACAACATCCTCTAGATGGTCTATCCGTAGAACAGGCTAATGAAATTTTTCAGAAAACTAATTTTTTCAGCATGTTAATCCTTTCAGCTTTCGGCCAAATCGATAACTATAAAGAACGATTATGTATGCCATCCGGTATAGATTTAATACTTCTAAGAGAGGATACTCGAAAGTGGCTGTGGTCTCTAATGAACACTAAGGAAGCAAAAGATCGAGTATTCCTTTGGGGAAATCAAAGAGAACTCCCTTCTTTGAAATTTGTTGAGAAGTTGAATCTCTATTCAGACAGTAAACACATATCAGAACAACAATGGCTGAATATCAAGTGGGGGGTGATATGCTCAAGATTTGTTCTAAATTTTTCTCCTGATAAAGAACATGCTCCGATAGATTGGGAGCCAATGAGTAGAGAATTCAAATTGGCACATAGCCAGAATGCTAAACATTTCTTAATTGCTAAACGTTATATAAAACAGATTTTTGAAGAAATACGTAACAAATGCCAGTCAACAAAATCGAACAATGACAAAGCACATTTTGAGCAGCTCCTAGCTAAGTTGAAACAGGAACTTGATAAGTTTGACCCGAGGCTCGGCTTAAAATACGCATATCATCAGTTCAATGCTCATCACTTAGTCTTGAATGGCCAGCTAAAAGCTGCGAACAACGAATATAAGCGGGCCTTTGAAGAGGTACTTTATAGAGGTCACTCTGACTATCAGATAGAGGTAATCCTGAATGAAGCATTGCTAGTTGCAGCATATCAGGAAAGACCAGATAAGGTATTCATTAATCGACTAAAATCAGCAGCTATCTTGCTTGGACTAGACTATCTACCAGCGAGACGGGAAGTTGATGGTAAAAATAAAATTGAGCTACTTGCTGGCAATGAAATCGCGGATCTAAGAGTCAAATTTTCACACATCTTCACTAATGAGTTGGCATACCCGGGTGTGATTTATCCTGAATATCCAATCAAAGCAGGCTTACTCATAGATGATGAAGATGTGCTAACTAATAATTTGGACAAAAAGAAGATAACTGTCGGTATAGAGGGTGGACTCCAAAGAAAAACAACACCACTGATTGTCGCATGTGCCGATAACAACGTTAGTGAAGTCACTCGACTTCTCAACGAAGAAGCTTCTGTAAACGCCTTATCTGAAGTAAACGATTCCCCACTACTCATGTCCTTAACACAAATGGATTTTACTGATCATACCTCGCCAATGGACAGCCGTATTTTTGAAATGATTTCAGTAAAAGCACACTCGGATAACATTTTAAATGCTGTATCCGTGAGAAAAATGAATTTTCCGCTACTCGCGGCAGTCGAAACGGGAAATCCTGATATTGTGAAAAAAGTTCTATCCATGTCGAATAAAATCGAGATTGACTTAAGAGGTGGACTCGACTGGATCACACCTCTGTATCATGTACTAGGACTGATTGGGAAAATTAAAAAAATAGATTTTGATATTCACCAAATAATTAACAATCCTCATCCTGAAAACATTCATCGATTGAAGCCAATATTTGCAGGAATGAATAAAGAGTTACTAACCATGATTAGCAACGGAACAAAATTATCAGATAGACATAAACAAATATTTGAGGAACTAAAAGAGATTTTGTTAAAAAATTACCCAAAATCTCCCGCAAAGCTACGTCAAATTGCAAGAATGTTAATTAATAGAGGAGCCGATGTTAATAAAGAACACTCCATTAAAGGAATGAACTACACACCTTTGATGCTTGCCGTAGAAAATGATGAGCTAAATTTATTTCGCTTGATGCTTGAACATGGCGGCGATTGGAGAAAAGTATATGTACTACCTGATGGCGTTGACTCTAAGAACAAGGCTGTTAACTGCCTTGATATAGCCAAATTTTTCAAAGCAAATCAAATCGGTGAATATATAGAAAACTTGCATGATTAA